The DNA sequence GATTGAATAAATTTTAAGAAAGGGCATTCAAATATATATAAAAACTTCATAAAATTGAATTTCAATAAAATAATTTTTCATTAGGTCAGCAAATAATGCATACCTGGGGTTAGAATTCGCGATTTAAATGGCCCCGGACTTAAGTCCGGGGTATCAGGCAGCCTCGACTTCCTGAAAAAATAACTCCAATACTACTTTTTCCAAGCTTTAATTTCGTAAGTTTGCCTTCTGTTTTGGTAATGATAACAGGGAAAGGGGCATAGCTTATGAAAAAGATAATCGGCATACGTTACGAAGATAAATATGTCATGGAACGCAGAGTTCCTTTGATCCCTATACATGTCCGTAAACTGGTCATGGAACAGGGGGTGCAGGTGTACATCGAAACTTCTGCAAAGCGCGTATATGAGGACGAAGAGTTTGAACAAGCCGGCGCCCACGTCACCTATGACCTTCAGGATTGCCCTGTTATTTTTGGCGTGAAAGAAATTCCTATCGCTAAGTTAGAACCGGAGAAAACTTACATCTTTTTTGCCCATGTCATCAAAGGCCAGCCACATAATATGCAAATGCTCAGACGGCTGATGGAATTAAAGTGTAATTTGATTGACTATGAGCGTGTTGTGGATGAGATGGGCAAACGGCTGATTTTCTTTGGCCGTTATGCAGGTCTGGCCGGAATGATCAATTCACTCTGGTCGCTGGGAGAGCGGTTGAGAGAATTTGGAATAGAAACGCCTCTCCTTGACATCTCCCAGGCACGCACTTACTATTCACTTGACGAAGCACGCAGGGTCGTATCCAAGGTGGGGCAGAAGATCATTGAAAAAGGGCTTCCACCTGAACTTAAACCGGTTGTCATTGGGATTACCGGCTATGGCAATGTGTCGCTCGGAGCCCAGGAAATATTATCCCTTCTTCCAGTTAAGGAAT is a window from the Bacteroidota bacterium genome containing:
- a CDS encoding bifunctional lysine ketoglutarate reductase /saccharopine dehydrogenase family protein; its protein translation is MKKIIGIRYEDKYVMERRVPLIPIHVRKLVMEQGVQVYIETSAKRVYEDEEFEQAGAHVTYDLQDCPVIFGVKEIPIAKLEPEKTYIFFAHVIKGQPHNMQMLRRLMELKCNLIDYERVVDEMGKRLIFFGRYAGLAGMINSLWSLGERLREFGIETPLLDISQARTYYSLDEARRVVSKVGQKIIEKGLPPELKPVVIGITGYGNVSLGAQEILSLLPVKELLPEEVSSVEKHKFLPDNILYKVVFKEKHIVEPVDPSNEFELTDYYQHPEKYRSKFEQYIPHLNMLVNGIYWDARYPRLVTKDYAEQLFKQGKPKLTVIGDISCDPNGSIEMTDKGTEIENPVFVYNPFTRQPDDGFKGEGLLIMAVDILPSELPRDASKAFSEVLWKFVSPIASADFDKPFESIRLPGPVKRAMILHKGELTPDYTYISKYLG